Part of the Synechococcus sp. MU1643 genome, GCGTTGCCGTTCCGCACCCGGGCCGTGATGCAGGCCCTGCCGATGGGCAGGTCGGTTCCTCCTTCCAACCCCTTCACGGTGAGGACATCGGTTTCGTCGGCTTGCCTAAGGGCTTCCCAGGCGCGGGCTTCTGTTGGTGGGTGGACAAAGCCACTCACGAGAAGGTGGTCGCCTTGGTGGGGTGTCCACAGCAGTTCCAAGCTGGCAACCGGGGGACGCTTGCCCAGCTCCTCGCGGTAGCCGATCAGGGTTTCCGCGATAGGGAAGTGGTCCGGTTGGTGGATCAGGGCGAAGCCGTTCTGCTGGAACCCGTCTGCAACGGCGCTGATCGGCAGGCCTGTGAGGTCGAGATTGAGAAGACGGAACAGATCAACAGCGGTGACGCCGTATTTGATCGGCATCCGGTCACCGCCCTGCAGAACCACAGGCTGACCACAGGCCAGCAGCACCAGCGCGGTGAGCGGGTAAATAGGCGCTGTGCGCGTGCGCCCGTCATAGGGCATGCCGAAACAGAGCGGTGTTCGACTGCCAGCGGTGGATTGCAGCACCGGTCCGTGGGTTCGGTAGGTGTCGAGCATCCCCGTCAGTTCTTGGGGTTCGGGCCGTCGGATGCGATGGGCAATCAGGAAGGCGCCGATCTGTGCGGGCGTCGCTTCGCCCTGCAGCATCAGCTCCATGGCATCAGCCGCTTCCTCTCGACTCATGCCTTTGCTGGTGTGTTCACCGCTTCCCACCTTGCGCAGGTGCTGCTTGAAGCGGTCGCGGCCGGAGAGAACTTCGCTCGTCAAAGGTCCGGCCTCAAGCTGTGGTCAGTCTTCAGGAGCGACTGACCCGGCAGGGGTAGCAATTGCTACGAAAGTTCAGGGCCTGCTCAACCGTGATAGCCCTTCGAAGCTGCCATGACGTGGATGCTGGGGGTGGTGGCGTCCTTCAGCGTAATAGAGCCGCTCCAGAATCAGTTGGGGAGCGGTTGTTGGTTGAAGAAATTGCTCCTGAAGCAGGGTTGCCATGGATTGGAAAAATTGGCTCATTTCAACTTTCCTCTTTAAAGCTAATTTCACTCGCAGTATGGGCTTGTTGGCTGTGCTTGTTGCTTCAAAACAGGCTGTTGTTTTGTAGTTAATGCTTCATTGTTAGGTCAGCGTTTGCGCAACAGTTCCATTGCTGCTGAGACGTTCCAGCTTGGAACGCTGTTTTTGAAGCGGCAATAACAACTTTCTCTTCAATCATGACTGTTACTGCTGCCTTGATGGCTGCCAAGAAAGCAAAAGGCATGAGTTTTGCCGATCTTGAGTCGGCGATGGGCCTTGATGAGGTCTGGATTGCTTCCTTGTTCTACGGACAAGCCACGGCCTCCAAGGAAGAGGCTGAAAAGTTGGCTGAGCTGCTCTCCCTTGATTCGGCCATCACCGCTGCTTTGCAGGAGTTCCCAACTAAGGGAAGCCTCGATCCGGTGATCCCCACTGATCCCCTGATCTATCGCTTTTACGAGATCATGCAGGTCTATGGAATGCCCCTGAAAGATGTTATTCAGGAACATTTTGGTGACGGCATCATGAGCGCGATCGACTTCACGCTTGATGTTGACAAAGTGGAGGATCCCAAAGGTGATCGCGTCAAAATCACCATGTGCGGCAAGTTCCTGCCTTATAAAAAGTGGTGAACAGCCAGTTGTCTTGATTGAAGACATCAAGGCCCCGCAACAGCGGGGCTTTTTTATTGGCGGAATTGTTGGCGTAGTTGGGTGCTGGCCATTTTGCGTCGACTGTCGTCATTCAGGTCCTGGCTCAGTTCCACTAAACAGTGCTGACTGGCAGGTGTAGCGATGCAACCGAGCGCGCGGAAAGCGGCCTCGGCAACAGGCAGGGAACCGTGGCGACACAGGTCTGCCAGTTTTTCGCTGATTAACACGCCATCACGGCGTTGCAGAACTCGAATCGCGGCCATAACGACTGGATCTCGAAAATCATTCAAAACCTCTTGGCAGAACTGCAGCAGTTCGCGGTCGTCGAGGCAGTGGGACCGGAAGCTGAGCAGTTGAAGTCCGGCAAGTCGGTGCAGTTGGCCCGGGTGATGCAGGCAATTCACCACCACGGACTGCGGAACTTCGGCGCCCCAGCAAGCCAGAGCTTGCACCACCATCAGGTTGGCGTCCTCGTCGTCCGAGGTTTGCTCGAGTTGAGCCAACAACCAATCGCGGGCTTCGCTCTGGTGGCACAGCCCTGCAGCCATGACTAAATCGGGCAGAACCCCATGGCTGGCGAGGAGTTCTTGGATCACGGGCCAGCCGCACTCGGCCTGCATCCCCAGTTTTTCGCAGAGGGCTCGCCGCAGATCAATAGAAAGGCTGGGGGAGTAGACCTCCCCCAGCCAAGCGGGCTCCAAAGGAGCGCGTCGTGATCGAGCGAGCCTTTCCCAGAGAACGGCTTCGTCGTTCATGGATGGATCAGCGGGCACCCAGTTCAGCAGCGAGCTCACGCTCCAGTTTTTCATCGTGCTCGGTGGGAAGCACGTTCTCCATCCGAGTGCGATGGGTGCTGTAGAAGAGCATGCCGATGAACACCATGCCGCCTACGATGTTGCCGAGGGTGACTGGTAGGAAGTTCCAGAAGATCACCTTGGTGAAGGGGACGCCTGAACCGAGAATCGGGCCTGCGGTGTGCAGGAACTGATTCACAACAATGTGCTCCATGCCCATCGATTGGAAGGCGGTGATCGGAAGCCAGCAGGCCAGGATCTTGCCGGGAACGCTCTTGCTCACCAGAGCCATGGTCACGCCCAGGCAAACCAACCAGTTGGCCACCAGTCCACGCAGGAAGGCGAGGAAGAAGCCCATGCTTCCCAGGGCCTCGTACTTCTTCTCAACGTTGATTTGATTGAGGGCCATGATCTTCTGAGCCACGGCATCCCAGATCGGTGGGCCGACGTTGTCAGCAGCGCCGTCCATGGTGCCGCTGGTGAGGCTGATGGCCATGATCACGGCCACAACAGCGGTGCCGATCCAGTTGCCGATCCACACCCAAACCCAGTTGCGGAAGGTGGCACCCCAGGTACTTTTGCCAGCCCAGGTGGCCATCGGTAGCAGGGCGAAGTTGCCGGTCACCAGCTCCATGCCGAACAGCACGATGCTGGCGAAGCCGAAGGGGAAGAGCAGCGAACCCACGAAGGGGGCTTTCACGGTGATGCCCACGGTGAGGGCCAGGATCACGGCCAGGCCAAGGATGGCTCCGGAGTAAAAGCCACGGATCAGCAGGTTTTTAACGCTGACCGTTGATTTTTTGCCGCCGGCGGCAATCATGCCGTCGACAAGCTCATTGGGTAGGACGTAGTCCATCGGATGAGATTGAGAGTTGGACAAAGGTTTTGATTTCAGCCGCTGATGCGGTTCATCAGGCGGGAGAAGAGATCAGGGCTGCCGCCCTGACGGTTGATGGCGGCTCCATCGCGACCACTGGCGCTGAGCCAGTTGACGAAACGAGAGAACACGTCGTTACGGTTGGCCATGACGGTGAGGGGGAGTGATCGATGCGGGGAGCCGTGACTTCAAAAGGAAGCGTCACGGTGACCGCAGCGATCAGGCCTTGGGGGTGGCCCCGAACTTGTCGATCAGCACCTCTTTGAGAGCGGCCTTGATCTCATCGGCGGGGATGGCCTTGCGGTGGATTTCACCGACCGTTGGGTTGGCGCCTTGGGATCCGCCAAGGGTCATCACGTATCCCTCACCCATCACGCCTTCGCTGTTCTTGGCCTTGGTGCCGGTGAGGCCGATGGCACCCATGTAGGCCTGGCCACAGGTGTTGGGGCAGCCGGTCCAGTGGATCTTCAGCTCCTCAGGAAGATTGAGCTCCTGGTCAAGTTCCTTAGCTGCTTCAAGCGCTTGGTCCTTGGTGTTGGTGAGACCAAAGCCGCAGTAGGTGTTGCCTGTGCAGGACACGGTGCCAGCGGCAATGGTCCCTGGCTCCAGCGGGAAGCGCTGCACCAGGGCGTCGGCCTTCAGGGCCTCGAGCTTCTCGTTGGGAAGTCCCAAGAGGATCACGTTCTGATCTTCCGTAAGACGCAC contains:
- a CDS encoding anthranilate phosphoribosyltransferase family protein; amino-acid sequence: MTSEVLSGRDRFKQHLRKVGSGEHTSKGMSREEAADAMELMLQGEATPAQIGAFLIAHRIRRPEPQELTGMLDTYRTHGPVLQSTAGSRTPLCFGMPYDGRTRTAPIYPLTALVLLACGQPVVLQGGDRMPIKYGVTAVDLFRLLNLDLTGLPISAVADGFQQNGFALIHQPDHFPIAETLIGYREELGKRPPVASLELLWTPHQGDHLLVSGFVHPPTEARAWEALRQADETDVLTVKGLEGGTDLPIGRACITARVRNGNAERLILHPRDHGCHAADVEWADDHTWADQARNAMQHKGPLCDAVRWNAGAYLWFSGCSESLEQGIQRAASALQTGQAQAMLDQLCTWRSSLTIR
- a CDS encoding cyanate hydratase; the encoded protein is MATLLQEQFLQPTTAPQLILERLYYAEGRHHPQHPRHGSFEGLSRLSRP
- the cynS gene encoding cyanase, which codes for MTVTAALMAAKKAKGMSFADLESAMGLDEVWIASLFYGQATASKEEAEKLAELLSLDSAITAALQEFPTKGSLDPVIPTDPLIYRFYEIMQVYGMPLKDVIQEHFGDGIMSAIDFTLDVDKVEDPKGDRVKITMCGKFLPYKKW
- a CDS encoding HEAT repeat domain-containing protein is translated as MNDEAVLWERLARSRRAPLEPAWLGEVYSPSLSIDLRRALCEKLGMQAECGWPVIQELLASHGVLPDLVMAAGLCHQSEARDWLLAQLEQTSDDEDANLMVVQALACWGAEVPQSVVVNCLHHPGQLHRLAGLQLLSFRSHCLDDRELLQFCQEVLNDFRDPVVMAAIRVLQRRDGVLISEKLADLCRHGSLPVAEAAFRALGCIATPASQHCLVELSQDLNDDSRRKMASTQLRQQFRQ
- a CDS encoding formate/nitrite transporter family protein, encoding MDYVLPNELVDGMIAAGGKKSTVSVKNLLIRGFYSGAILGLAVILALTVGITVKAPFVGSLLFPFGFASIVLFGMELVTGNFALLPMATWAGKSTWGATFRNWVWVWIGNWIGTAVVAVIMAISLTSGTMDGAADNVGPPIWDAVAQKIMALNQINVEKKYEALGSMGFFLAFLRGLVANWLVCLGVTMALVSKSVPGKILACWLPITAFQSMGMEHIVVNQFLHTAGPILGSGVPFTKVIFWNFLPVTLGNIVGGMVFIGMLFYSTHRTRMENVLPTEHDEKLERELAAELGAR